The DNA region GATATTCAGTACGTATTATGCATTATTCATTAGACATTTGGAATAAGTGTGCAATGACTTACGATTATGCACAATTTGGAACATGGGCATATTATATGCAACTTCTATTGTAATCGTATTCAGTGCATAATTAAAACTGATTATGTGCATCTTGTATTATAGTCGTATTCAGTACGtattaaatattattcattagGTGTGCAATGACTTACGATTATGCACAATTTGGAACATGAttaatttgtttataataattttatcatgtGTTCCACTTTTAAACTCGAACAAATAAATTTTGGAATATTGTAGTTGGTTTTGATGAATGTTAAAGGTTTGAAACTGAATATCGTATGAATTGCTACTGAACAACGTATTATTACATTGAGATCATAATAACTATGATGTTACTATTAAATTTGAATACACCTATTAAGAATccataatattatttaaaattttaaagatcaATAATTAACTTAAAAAATGTTGTAAGTTATGTTGTGTGgttaaaataacattatttaaaattttaattttgtatcatATATGTAAAAAATACACTTCAACAAACAtggcaaattattgaatatTAACAGAGATATTTATGAATATACGTACGTACTAAAAATGACGAATAAGAATTTAAACAAAAACAttgacaaaatttttgacttctTTCATGTACATAACATGGCCTATATAGGTGTGTCAAATACAAGCGCATTTAAATCCTCaagattaaattgaaataaaaaattgactaatataatccaacataataaaTGTCATGACAACAAAAAagagtgagaaagagagaattATATacaaattaccaaaataaacGAAAAAAAGAGACAGGGAAAAAGAGAGAATTTGATTCTAATTAAATAtaccataaataaaataatgtcaaagaaattacataaaaattatagTTACTACTGATAATTAGGTAATTACAcatttaatcttttcctaaataaaTAATGATTAAAATCAGAAAATATTGTAGccatataatatattaaataatcaaCGCCTACAattcaatctaagatctcaccatatTTGAAGTATGTCGTTAAAAccatttattatatatatatatatatatatgtgtgtgtgtgtgtgaaatatGAAGACATGATACAAAAACTTATTACAAATATTAAGTTGAAAAACTATGAGCAAGTCTCCAAGTTGGGTGAGGCTGGCCGAGAACATTTTTattcaaaagaaaaacaaattaatAGTTATTGGTGAAGCAGCTGTCCCACAACAGGCGATGGATTAGAAATCTTGTCGGAAAATCGCAATAATTTGTCCACACACGCGTTCACATTCGCCAAATCAATagtgatatcaataaaatactGGATTACTtacttaattatatttagagATTTGAAAGATCAATCCCTAATGTCTGAGTAATACCTACTTAAATATATCAATCATACCAAGTACAAATCATAATACATATTTCCCTCTATATGTGCTTATTTTGAATAAAACCGACATGAAAAGAGACGGTAGACAACAAGATGAAATTCCAATTAGTGTTCCAGATTTCTCGATATGGGACGTCGGTTTTGATCAAATTTTATTTCACAATGATCCAACCAATCTCGAAGTAAAAAACCATAAAGGAAATAAAATTGCAGGTAAATTACAAGAGATGGAAGGCGCAAGAATCAGTGAGCGGTTGGATAAGAAAATAGTGCACAGAGAAATTGAGAGGCAAAGGAGAAAAGAAATGGCCGACCTTCACGCCTCTCTCCGTTCAGTCCTCCCTTCCAAGTGTATCAAGGTAAACCACAAAAAGAATACATTAATTTAATGTTATACAACCACTTCAAAAATTGATCttcatgattttttaaaattttcaagggCACGCGGTCGGCATCAGATCAAATTCATGAGGCTACAAAGTATATAAGGTATATGCAGAATAAAGTTAGACAGCTGGAAATGAAGAGGGAGTTCTAGCAAGGCTTTGCCTATTACAGTAAGGGTTCAGCGATGCACGGCCGGCGTCGAGGTGTTGATCTTGGCGGAAGGGCGAAGCCTTCACCTATCGAGAATCCTGGAGCTGCTGCTCGATGAAGGCCTCAATGTTGTCCACTGTAATTGCACCAAATTTGATGGAAGGTTGCATTGCACCATCCAATCTGAGGTACGCGtatgttataattaaataaatcctagCTATTtccaattaataatatatatattcatttcaTTTTTAGGATGTAACTAGTCCGAGTATCGATCTCCAGATGCTGCAAGTAAAGCTGACGAGTAATATTGACAAATTTAGTGATCAAGTATGATGCAAGATTCTTGCATCATTTTTATGAGCTGTTGAAAGAGTTATTCGAGTAAGTTTGCATAAGTGGGATCAGCATTGATTTGGCATTGTTTTTCTTGCTCATGGAGACGATAGTGGTTTGATCTGTTCATTTGTTATTGATTAACAAATCATGTCATACATTAGGGTTACCTATTTTGTTATGGGATCATCAATGCATACTGGTGTTCTGGGCCTTAAACTTTGATCTAGAAATTAACTTGTTAGGCTTTAAAAGTTaaagatttatttttctttaccCTAATGTTATTCATATATAGTAACAATCGAAAATTAATACTTATGTCGTCAGTTGTGGGAGGGGGAGCAATGTGGGTTTCACCTAATTAATAAGTCCTCTTTCATTTACTTAACTTTACCATATATCTTGGACTGTCACTGTTAGTTTAAGTGAAATTTATGCCCATTAATTCAATTGGGaaaaaatatcttatatatgttTAAATCAAATATGGGTTGACAATAGCCATGTCATTGCTTGCTGGTTACACATTGAATGGACACAACGAAGAGGCAGAGCTTAATGCTAATTAACTAAGATCCCCTTGTACTCTACTCAtgttaaatgaataaatttttatttggcctttcaaatagagaaaaaaaaacgtTATTGAATATTAAGTACATGCAGCAGTTCACTCAAATAATTAGTTGTATTAATTAATGGCTCTTTCCATGATCTATAGAACATCTCATAGAGAAGGAAATAAGCATATCTCGAAGCGAACACCGAGGATCCCactcttcatttatttttttatctcgATCAAAACAGACATAATATTGAAATTTCCACTTATCATGCAAATTTGTTTTAAGGAAACTTTGTCAAGACTGTCGTGCCAAATCCAATTCAAAATATAGCTCTGCCCATTCTAGTCAATAATCTATAGATCTATCTAGGGAAATTCtcgattttaaatttatatccTTGCCCAAAAATCAACACGATGCCATGCTACAGTGAAGCTTTCGGCTGAAAAGTTTCTCTCTCCCGTTGAGGGAGTGCGCGCAGCCCACGGGCTTGACTTTAACGTCCTCCGTCTCCCCTTTGCCGGTGACCGGGCCGTCCCCTCCGCCACCCGGCGTTCGGCCACTCCATTAGCTTGCTCCGAACAAGAGCTGAGCGCCGCCGGAACACTCACGGCTGGTCTGGTTCGGCCGTCCGCCACCGCCACCTGACGTTCGGCACCTCAGCGGCAGCCGCCATAGCTTGCTCCGACTGAGAGCTGCGGGCTGCTGCTCCATCACGACTGGTCTGGTGCGAGGAAAAGAGGCCGCAGCGGCAGACCAGGGGATCGAGATCTGCGGACCAGGTTGAGCGCTGCACACTCCGCTGCTCCTAGCGCAGCGTCTTCACGCCTCCAGCCGTGGACTCGCCGACCGAAGCACCGCTGCACCGAAGCAACAGCGGCGGAAATCAGTCGTCCTCCGGAACGGATGATGCGGTTCTCGTCCTCTTTCTCCGATCGAAAACCCTTGTAAGCTTCATTTTCACCTCTTTCTCTTTAATCTCTAGTAGATAGGTGCGTTCAGTTCgatttgcttcttcttttcttcgTTGGTTGTTTTGCTTGAATCGGTTGATCTTGTTCCCTTTCGGATATATcgtatttttgctatttttctttttcgtgtTTGTAATTTTATATGGTCCAAGAAGGAATTTCTTTCGATGTCATGAGTAACCCGCCTGCTTTCATGACTTCCGATTTTCCCCCCATCTCCAACAACTTTGTAAGACAAATGCCTGCTTCCTCCGATAAGAACCACACTCGGCCCTCGGATGTTCCCTCAAGTTCCTATCTCAAACCCGATTCTGAGAACGACAAGAGTCATTCCGAGGCTCTTGTCAAATCGACGCTGCATGGAATATCTAGCCCTAGCACTGAGGCGAAAAGGAACAAACTCTCTTTTGCGCGTACGGTCCAGCGATCACTTCCCAAACCAGCAGATGTTTTTGCCCAGGACTACAACGCTCTTCACCCCGTAAACATTGGCAACAAATCTATTCTTCGGATTCCTGAATCCCTGTATCAAAGTAAACTCAAGGAGTTTGAGTTCGCTGTTCACGCCAGGCTTTTGCTGAATAAGGGAGACGCCCCCAGATTTTCTTCTGACATTAAACAAGAACTCATGGCTTTATGGAAAACCTCGGATGAGATCCGTGTGGTGCCACTTGGAAAAGGCTTTTTTTCGATAATTTTCGCGAATGAATATGAGCTTGCTACGGCAAAATATAGGGCTACTTGGAAATTGAGCAAAGGTATTATTCGAATCAGGGAATGGGTTCCGGATTTTGACCCATACAAAGAATCATCTGCTCTCTCCCAAGTCTGGCTGAGAATCTATTATCTTCCTCACGAATACTGGCATCCGGAAGTGATAATCGGCATCGCCAGATATGTCGGTCTTCCTATTAAACTTGATGGTTTTGCGTTTTCTGGGCAAGTTGGTCACTTTGCTCGTGTTCTTGTCGACATGGATGTCTCTAAGCCTATTCCCGAAACTCTCACAGTGGATAAGGGAACGCGGTCGTTCGAGGTTGAATTCGAATATGAAAATTTGCCGCATTTTTGTGGCTTTTGCAATCTTGCAGGTCATAACATTGCTCAATGCCGCCGCAAGAAACAGCAGGACAACAACACGGACATCACGAATCCTACAAGCTCGGATCAACCTTCTCACAAAACCATTCACAAAAAAACTATGGGGAAAGAATGGcagaaaaataaagagattcCGATCGGTAATTCTTTCGAGGCTTTACCTCAAGAGCCTTCCGGAGATGAGGACTTCAACCAGGAGCCTCTTATTGAGAAGGAGAGGACTTCCATTATCAGCGCTTCGGAACATATTAATCACACTCCCCCTGAGGAGTTTCGTCAGACAGATGGGGCACAGAATTTGCCCCAGCGTAAAGAAGGTTTGTCCGGACCTGATTTGCTTACAGCTGCGTGCAGACCCGTTCCTGATTCGAACACCGTACCACTGATAATACCCGAAGATGCAAGTAATAACAAGAGCACTGAGACGGATACTTTTGCTGATAAGGAGGTGGCCTTAGGAAACATGATGAAAGTGCAGATTTTAGAAACAACATTAACTCAAAATCAAAAGGCTGATAGTGCTGGTGAAAGGCAAGAACAGGAGACAAACTGTAAAACAGTTGGTGCCATTAGTCGTACTACAAACGAGATGATTGAAGCCGTACCAATCAAACGAGGGCGGGGTAGGCCGCCTAAGCAAACTGTCGAACAGTTGGTGCGCACAGCAACTCCGACTTTAAAAGATCGTCTAAGACACAATCAGGCCGCTACTATTGGGGATCAGGTTGGACAACTTCAGGGGACCACGACGGAGTTTAACTCTTTGGTTAAGGAAGCGGTGGATAAAGGAGTACAAATTTCAGAGTTCCTTATCTCTCAAACCTCTTCTGCTGCTGGGAAAAGTATGGACACAGCTTCTTCACGGAAATGGGGTGATATGGTGGATGATGATTATGATCCTCAGGAGGAGGAAGATAATATCCACCTTTCTCAATGAATATTCTCGCTTGGAATATTCGTGGTATGACGGACACGGCACGTAACTTGCTTCACAATTACTGTCATGTTCATCATCCTATTATTCTAGGCATTATTGAACCTAAGACTAACTTTCTTCATATTTCGACCTCATTCTGGAACTCTATCAATTTGACTCCTTTCCATCAAAATGATCGCGCCCCTCATGCTTCCAACATCTGGATTTTCATCGCAAACGGGGTTACCTGCTCGTTGATTTTGTCCACAGAACAGATGGTCATTTTTGACATCATGTTTTCTATCTATTCTTTTAGAGTGGCTATTGTTCACGGAAGTTGTAATTATATCACTCGCAGGATTCTTTGGGATGATATCTCTTCTTGTATGGTCCCTCAAATGGTGATTCTTGGGGACTTTAATGCTGTGCTTGGAGCTCATGAGCGGCGTGGACGCAGGTTTCCCAGCCGTGCTTCCTGTAGAGATTTTCAAGCTTTCATTGATCGTCATACTCTCATTCAAGCTCCCACCTCTGGGCCTTTTTTTACTTGGACGGACAGGCGAAAATTTCCTATGACCACTGAGTCTGTCCTGGACCGCACTCTTTTCTCAGAGGATTTTGCTACGCAATGGCATTCTACTGAGAGTCGGGTTTTGCCTCGTCTTGGCTCTGACCATGCTCCTATTTTGTTTAAATGTTCCACTCCTCCTAATTCCTATGGCGCCCGTCCTTTTCGTTTCCTGAACATGTGGAGTTCTCACTCTGATTTTATTCCAATGGTTCAGCGTTCTTGGGCTACTGTTGTTGACACGAACTGCCCCATGGTGCGTATGATGCACAAGTTGAAACGTTTGAGGAAAGAGCTCAAAATTTGGAATAAATTCACTTTTGGGAACTTCAACACTTCGCTTGAAGAGCTCTATAATAAGCTCTCTTCTCTTCAGGCACATATCGATAATGTTGGCTACTCTGACGCGCTCTTTGATCAAGAAGTTGAGCTTGAAGCCTCTATCTCGGTCATGCTCTCTCGGCAAGAGGACCTACATCGCCAGAAAAGTAGAATTCGATGGCTCCAGGATGGCGATCGAAATACAAAGTTTTATCATAACATGTTGAGAATGAAGCGCGCTAGCCATACTATCAAGCATCTTGAGATTAACGACGTCCTGGTTGAAGATCATAACACTTTGGCGTCTCATGTGGAAAACTTTTATAAAGCTCTTTTTGCGGCGGATATCAATCCTGGGGGCGATCTTTCGTGGATTACTAATTATATCACCAGTAGCCTCACTTTGGATCATAAATCGGCTTTGGTTACTTGTCCGACTGCGACGGAGATCAAAGCGGTGGTCTTTGCTATGGACAAAGATAGCGCTCCCGGCCCGGATGGCTTTGGAGGTACTTTCTATCGTTCCGCTTAGGATATTATTGAGCATGATTTCACTTCCGCCATCACAAGATTCTTCACTCATCATTATCTCCCTTCGGGTCTCAATTCCAATACTCTGAGCCTTCTTCCCAAGAAAGTTAATGCCAAGGTTATCTCTGACTATCGGCCCATCGTTCTTggcaatttctttttcaaagttATTGCCAAGATTCTGGCGATCCGACTGAATGCTGCTGCTGCCACCATCGTCTCCAGCAACCAATTTGGCTTTATTTTGGGACGTTCTATTCATGAGTGCATCACTCTTGCCTTTGAAGGGGCGAACTGCATGGAGAGATCTTTACACGGCAAAAACATGGCTCTTAAAGTCGACATTCATAAGGCCTTTGATACGCTTAGATGGGATTTTCTTCTGTTCGTGCTTCAACAGTTTGGCTTCCCAAATATTTTCTGCTCTTGGATCAAAACTATTCTTAGCTCGGCTCGCATCTCTATTCGGTTCAATGGTGCTCTCTATGGCTATTTCGAATGCAGTCGGGGAGTAAGACAAGGAGATCCTTTGTCTCCCATTCTTTTTGCCTTGGCGGAAGATGTTCTTAGCCGTATTTTTCTGGACGCTGGTAATCGGGGTTTAATCGCCGGCATGCGTTTCTCGAGATCTTTGAGTTTCCCTTCTCATCTGCTTTACGCTGACGATGTGCTCCTGTTCTGTCAGGCCACCAAGCGTAATTGCATTATGATTGACTCGATTATTCAGCTCTATTCCACGGTCTCTGGTCAATATTGCAACAAGAATAAGTCTACTCTTTACTTCGGGAAAGGGGTGTCGCCTGGGCGACGTTCTAGGCTCCAACGGATTTTGGACTTCAACATTGGCTCCATGCCTTTCACATACTTGGGAGTGCCTATTTTCTCGGGTCGTGCTTCTTCCGCTAAACTTCGACCTATCTTTGATCGTATTCTTGCACATTTCCCTAGGTGGCAAGGTAGTCAACTCTCTATGGCGGGCAGGCTCTGCTTAGTTTCTTCTGTTATCAACAGTGCTGCGGTACATAGTATGCTTGTTTATAAATGGCCGGTGAAACTTCTGCATGATCTTGACAGAGCTTGTAGATCGTTCATCTGGACTGGGAGTACTATGAAGAAACCTTCTTTTTCTGTGAGTTGGATCAGAGCTCGCGCTCTGAAGGAACAGGGCGGCATTGGAGTCAAATCTTTCTCTGACATCAATAATAGTTTCATGTTTCGGCTAGGTTGGTATATTCTGAACATGAACAGCTTCGGTTATCGGCTGCTTCGTCAGAAATATCTCACTCAGACCATGGATTGGGCTTCCCAATGGGCGAGTTCGTCGATTTGGACTGGTGTTAGAAAGACAATTCGGGAGATTGTTTCGGATACCTTCTGCACGATTGGGAATGGTGATACGATTTATTTTTGGAGAGATAATTGGCTCGGGTATCGGCTGATCGACAGACTTCATATTCCGGAGTTCATGACACCCTATTTTTCTCAGAAGATTTCAGACTTCTACTTTAATAATAAGTGGCACCTCACTTATAGTTTTATTCAGTCTTTCCCGCGCATTGCTCTCGACATCATATCTACCCCCATTCCTGGATTGGCGGACGACAGATCCTGGATTCACTCGGGTTTCGGGAACATTACTGCTGCTTCGGCCTTTGCTCACATACGACCTCAGTTCCCTAAGGTCGACTGGGGATCCTGGATTTGGGCCCCTTTTATCCCCGCTCGACGATCTCTCTTTGTCTGGCGCACTATTGTTGGCAAGCTCCCTACCTTTGATATGAATCGCCTTCTTGGTTTTCAGGGGCCTAACCGCTGCCCTTTATGCTCGGCAGCAGAAGAGACGATGGATCACGTTCTGTTGAACTGCTCCTTCTCGGCTTCTATTTGGGCGGATGTCTTtcgttggtttttgattgagcaAACTTTGCCGTTGGATGTGGGCAGCATGATTCGCTTCTCTATCCACCAGAAAAACAGCAAACAAGTTGGCAATTTGTGGAAAGTTGGGGTGGTCTCTCTCCTTTGGAGTCTCTGGTCTCACCGCAACAACATCATACACAACAATTTAACACCTTCGCGCCACCTCATTCTCAAGCAGGTCAGGGTTTTTCTTTGTGAAGATGCCAACAATTTCGTCCTTGGCACTATGGCCAACTCGGTTACtgatcttctcattcttaagAATCTTTCCATCGCTGGACAACCCAGGAAGCCTTTCTCCTTTATTTACGTTGCTTGGCACTTTCCCCCGCCgtcttggattaaagttaatactgatGGCTCGGTACGGGAAGGGAGGATTCATGCGGGGGGCGTCTTTAGGAATGCCTTCAACGACGTTCTTGGTTGTTATCATTTTTCAGGCGGCCATGGGGTTGCGTTCGAAGCAGAGCTTTTAGCTATTATTATTGCGATTGAATCTGCACATCGCGCAAATTGGGAAAGAGTTTGGTTTGAGTCGGATTCTTCTTACGTGGTTCAGCTTCTTCAGTCGCTATCTGAGACAgttccttggagattcaagcctcggtggcagcttgctctctccaaactccatactttcacgtggcgcatttctcacatttttcgcGAAGGCAACAGATCGGCGGATTTTTTGGCTTCTCAAGCTTCGGAGGAGGGTTTTTGGCCTAATGCCATTGCTGGTCTTAATGATTTTGTCAAGGAGGATGTTTctattccctattttactcgtttcgcttaattttttggtttttttttctcttggtTCTGGATCGGTTGTGAGCCGGGAggcctaagggtaatggttcggccggaatccttgagacctcctaactcagctctgtcaaccttggtccttgacgagtactctttttcctcagctgttacgaggttttaacgaggctcggcccttagtctgcagctttgtgctttcaagggtttttcgTTCTCCgttgtaaagtttcttttcttttaataaaatcttatttcagctATCTAGGGAAATTCTCATATACATTCGGATTCGGAGCGGAAGGTCATGTCCGGCTCAGCTCGCCTGGTTTGGTACCGGTTTACTTCTTTTTTTCACTCTGACCCCACCCTTCTCGGCCATCtgaaaagtactccctccgtcccgcttcaaatgaccctatttctattttgggtggtcccacttcaaatgacctAACCTAAATTTAGAAGtatttaacactactttttggATGGTACTACCACCACTTTACACCTTAATTTATCACACAttccttaatcttcgtgccgaaaaaTTTAGGGCTATTTGaagacggacggagggagtatcattttgatttaaaagtgttatttgtaatgtattatTCCACCGGTCCCATGAAAACATGCATAGTATGAGACGGCACAAGTTTGAATAAATCTTATAAAGTTtagtgtgagtggagaaatgatctcacattgattgtgatgtttagtaggagaattattattataaatggacttgcatgtttttatgggacgaacGAAAAATGAAAACTATGCATGTTTATatgggatagagggagtatttatttttatacaaattatcatttaattttataattttatgttattaaaaatatcatttgcatatattaatagtataattttatgttattaaaagtgtcattggtaatgtatcatttattttagggttaagtatcaatttagcccctaacgtagaggcccTTGTAGCCAATACAACCCTATGCGCAGGGGTGtctcaactaaacccctaaggTCCATGTTTTGCGTCAAGTAAACCCCTCCGTCTAACGGAGAGTTAACtccgttaactattttaattttttatttttttttcttttattggtggtgggacccacaccatcttcttcaccaagctcgcCGGAAACACGCCGGAATTCACCCCTTCCCCGAAACTCCGGCGTCGCAGCGGCGACAAGCCGCGGCCGCCTATCTC from Salvia miltiorrhiza cultivar Shanhuang (shh) unplaced genomic scaffold, IMPLAD_Smil_shh original_scaffold_266, whole genome shotgun sequence includes:
- the LOC131003750 gene encoding uncharacterized protein LOC131003750 produces the protein MTTESVLDRTLFSEDFATQWHSTESRVLPRLGSDHAPILFKCSTPPNSYGARPFRFLNMWSSHSDFIPMVQRSWATVVDTNCPMVRMMHKLKRLRKELKIWNKFTFGNFNTSLEELYNKLSSLQAHIDNVGYSDALFDQEVELEASISVMLSRQEDLHRQKSRIRWLQDGDRNTKFYHNMLRMKRASHTIKHLEINDVLVEDHNTLASHVENFYKALFAADINPGGDLSWITNYITSSLTLDHKSALVTCPTATEIKAVVFAMDKDSAPGPDGFGVIAKILAIRLNAAAATIVSSNQFGFILGRSIHECITLAFEGANCMERSLHGKNMALKVDIHKAFDTLRWDFLLFVLQQFGFPNIFCSWIKTILSSARISIRFNGALYGYFECSRGVRQGDPLSPILFALAEDVLSRIFLDAGNRGLIAGMRFSRSLSFPSHLLYADDVLLFCQATKRNCIMIDSIIQLYSTVSGQYCNKNKSTLYFGKGVSPGRRSRLQRILDFNIGSMPFTYLGVPIFSGRASSAKLRPIFDRILAHFPRWQGSQLSMAGRLCLVSSVINSAAVHSMLVYKWPVKLLHDLDRACRSFIWTGSTMKKPSFSVSWIRARALKEQGGIGVKSFSDINNSFMFRLGWYILNMNSFGYRLLRQKYLTQTMDWASQWASSSIWTGVRKTIREIVSDTFCTIGNGDTIYFWRDNWLGYRLIDRLHIPEFMTPYFSQKISDFYFNNKWHLTYSFIQSFPRIALDIISTPIPGLADDRSWIHSGFGNITAASAFAHIRPQFPKVDWGSWIWAPFIPARRSLFVWRTIVGKLPTFDMNRLLGFQGPNRCPLCSAAEETMDHVLLNCSFSASIWADVFRWFLIEQTLPLDVGSMIRFSIHQKNSKQVGNLWKVGVVSLLWSLWSHRNNIIHNNLTPSRHLILKQVRVFLCEDANNFVLGTMANSVTDLLILKNLSIAGQPRKPFSFIYVAWHFPPPSWIKVNTDGSAAMGLRSKQSF